One Deltaproteobacteria bacterium genomic window, AATCTCATCAAGGGCCCGTCTCATTCTTGCAATAGCTTCTTTTCTGTCCTCTCCCCAGCTTATCACCTTTGCTATGAGAGAATCATAGGTGGCAGGGATGATATATCCATTGATCACCGCCGAATCGACTCTCACACCATATCCGCCCGGCAGATAACAGGTTTTTACCAAACCGGGGGACGGCATGAATTTTTTCGGGTCCTCTGCGTTTATCCTGCACTCGATTGCGTGGCCCCGGAACTGGACGTCATCCTGTTTTATTTTGAGTTTCTTCCCGTCAGCTATTTTCAGCTGCTCTTTGATCAGGTCAACACCCGTAATCATTTCCGTTACCGGATGCTCGACCTGTATCCTCGTGTTCATCTCGAGAAAGTAAAAGTTTTTTCCCGGAACATAGAGGAACTCTACCGTTCCAGCGCTTACATACCCCACGGCCTCCGCGACCTCAACTGCGGAGGAATGCATCTTTTTTCTCACCCGTGCGGGGATTCCGGGAGCCATGGCTTCCTCGAGAAGCTTTTGATGTCGCCTCTGGACCGAACAATCGCGGTCACCGAGATGAATTGTGTTTCCCGATGAATCTGCCAGAACCTGTACCTCCACATGCCTTGCATTTTCAAAATACTTCTCTATGTACACATCGGGGAGGCCAAAAGCCGCAAGGGCCTCTGATTGTGCCGTCAAAAATGCGTTGATGAACGTTGCCGAGGAATGAACGATCTTCATACCCCGTCCGCCCCCGCCTGCCGCGGCTTTTATTATCACGGGAAATCCAATTTTCTTGGCTACTTCGAGGCCTTCCTCTTCTTCCACTACCGGCCCCTCACTGCCCGGCAATATGGGAACATCCGCAGAGGCCACAGCCTTTCTGGCCTCAATCTTGTTTCCCATCAAGCGAATTACGGACGAGGGGGGTCCAATAAAGTTGACCCCGTAGTTCTCACAAATCTCTGCAAATGCAGCGTTTTCTGCAAGAAATCCATAACCGGGGTGTACTGCATCTGCATCGGTGACCTCGATAGCAGACAAAAGGGAGGGAACGTTCAGATAACTATCTTTGCTCTCCGGTGGTCCGATACATATCGCCTGGTCGGCCATCTGTACCGGAAGACTGTCTCTGTCGGCCGTGGAATATACCAGGACGCTCTGAATGCCGCTCTCTTTGCACGTTCGAATAATCCTGAGAGCAATTTCTCCCCGGTTTGCTATGAGCACTTTTCGTATCATAGTATCCGATTTCCTCTCAGTCGACGGCTATGTGAAACATTGGATGGCCAAACTCAACGGCTTCCCCATTCTCCACAAGAATTGCCACCACCCTCCCCGTCGCGTCGGACTCGATCTGATTCATAATCTTCATGGCCTCTATGATACACAGGACCTGCCCCCTCGTTACGATCGAACCCACCTCAACAAAAGGAGCCGCATCCGGTGCCGGTGCACGGTAAAAAGTGCCTACCATGGGAGAAACTATTTCCTTTATATT contains:
- the accC gene encoding acetyl-CoA carboxylase biotin carboxylase subunit; translated protein: MIRKVLIANRGEIALRIIRTCKESGIQSVLVYSTADRDSLPVQMADQAICIGPPESKDSYLNVPSLLSAIEVTDADAVHPGYGFLAENAAFAEICENYGVNFIGPPSSVIRLMGNKIEARKAVASADVPILPGSEGPVVEEEEGLEVAKKIGFPVIIKAAAGGGGRGMKIVHSSATFINAFLTAQSEALAAFGLPDVYIEKYFENARHVEVQVLADSSGNTIHLGDRDCSVQRRHQKLLEEAMAPGIPARVRKKMHSSAVEVAEAVGYVSAGTVEFLYVPGKNFYFLEMNTRIQVEHPVTEMITGVDLIKEQLKIADGKKLKIKQDDVQFRGHAIECRINAEDPKKFMPSPGLVKTCYLPGGYGVRVDSAVINGYIIPATYDSLIAKVISWGEDRKEAIARMRRALDEIVFEGVQTTVSFHKKILNDPDFVEGKLSTRFIEKFGGS
- the accB gene encoding acetyl-CoA carboxylase biotin carboxyl carrier protein → MNLKEIKDLINLIKGSDIVELEYKKGQSSVRLSRRSAAPSQQIPAETVVQAPREATAPEKKEIPKVAENIKEIVSPMVGTFYRAPAPDAAPFVEVGSIVTRGQVLCIIEAMKIMNQIESDATGRVVAILVENGEAVEFGHPMFHIAVD